The following proteins are co-located in the Shouchella hunanensis genome:
- the msrA gene encoding peptide-methionine (S)-S-oxide reductase MsrA, with translation MSQLEKATFAGGCFWCMVKPFDQYEGVESVISGYTGGHTENPTYKEVCSETTGHFEAVQLTFDPSLISYETILSLFWQQIDPTDPGGQFHDRGDSYRTAVFYHSDEQKRMAEQSKQALEDSGKFSKPIATLVLPAKPFYPAEEYHQDYYQKNAFHYQLYRKGSGRADFIERHWKGDPS, from the coding sequence ATGAGTCAGTTAGAAAAAGCAACGTTTGCTGGCGGCTGCTTTTGGTGTATGGTTAAACCATTTGATCAATATGAAGGTGTGGAGTCTGTCATTTCTGGTTATACTGGCGGTCATACGGAAAACCCCACTTACAAAGAAGTTTGTAGCGAAACAACTGGACATTTTGAAGCAGTTCAACTAACATTTGACCCTTCTCTTATTTCCTACGAAACGATTCTTTCTTTGTTTTGGCAACAAATTGATCCGACAGATCCAGGTGGACAATTCCACGATCGCGGCGATTCGTATCGAACGGCGGTTTTTTATCATAGTGATGAACAAAAAAGAATGGCTGAACAGTCAAAGCAAGCATTAGAAGATAGTGGTAAATTTTCAAAACCAATTGCAACACTCGTATTACCAGCGAAACCGTTTTACCCTGCCGAAGAATACCACCAAGATTATTACCAGAAGAATGCATTTCATTATCAACTCTATCGCAAAGGTTCAGGGCGAGCAGACTTTATTGAACGACATTGGAAAGGGGATCCATCATGA
- the msrB gene encoding peptide-methionine (R)-S-oxide reductase MsrB, which produces MTNNSNDQLKKKLTPMQYHVTQENGTEPPFKNDYYDHEEDGIYVDIVSGKPLFSSNDKYDAGCGWPSFTKPIEEEEILEKEDRSHFMVRTEVRSKEADSHLGHVFPDGPGANGLRYCINSAALRFIPKDKLDDEGYSVYKKLFS; this is translated from the coding sequence ATGACAAACAACTCAAACGATCAGTTAAAAAAGAAGCTAACACCTATGCAATATCACGTTACACAAGAGAATGGAACAGAGCCACCTTTTAAAAACGACTATTATGATCACGAAGAAGATGGTATTTATGTGGATATTGTCTCTGGTAAGCCATTGTTTTCTTCCAACGATAAATACGACGCAGGTTGCGGGTGGCCGAGCTTCACAAAACCAATTGAAGAAGAAGAGATTCTTGAAAAAGAAGACCGTAGTCATTTTATGGTACGGACTGAAGTTCGTAGTAAAGAAGCTGACTCCCACCTTGGTCATGTTTTTCCAGATGGTCCTGGAGCTAATGGTCTTCGCTATTGTATTAATTCTGCTGCGCTTCGATTTATTCCAAAAGACAAACTGGATGATGAAGGCTACAGTGTTTACAAAAAATTATTTTCGTAA